A stretch of DNA from Triticum dicoccoides isolate Atlit2015 ecotype Zavitan chromosome 2A, WEW_v2.0, whole genome shotgun sequence:
cagaagttaagcgtgctcaggctggagtagtgagaggatgggtgatcgttcagaaagttagatgatttggaatgatgaggggtgattagagattaaaggttaaattgagcagtgatgaggggtgattagagattaaaataattcagaaatttgaaattcaaaaaaaattcaaaaaaattataaaatatcctttaataccggttggtgttaccaaccgggactaaaggtggacctccaggcaacggccacgtggagggcctttagtcccagttccagttagaaccgggactaaaggggaaggCTTTAGTAccgatcctttagtcccggtttcagaaccggaactaaaggcccttatgaaccgggactaaaggcaacCGGAACTAAAAGCCcttatgaaccaggactaaagaccctttttctactagtgcacccaTCAGCACCGGCCCTGTAGGCAGACTCCGTGAGGTGGAAACCATCCCATTGAAGGGCCTGAGATGGATCTGCACACGCCATCACACCTGGCCACCCGCACTCCGAGTTGAAGTCGTAGTTATAAGGAGGTCCTCCGGCACCACAACAGGTGAGGAGGGTTGTGTTGCTGTTCAGTCCTGCGAGATGCCATGGGGAGATTGAAAGGTTACATCTTTGCTCTTGTGATGCTACTTTAATTTTGAACTGCGGAAGACCTAAATTAATCAGGAAGGACCAACTCACCAAAATACCCCGGCATATCTAGAAATGCAAGGACGGGTCGGTAGTACTCAGCGGCAATGATCTTCGCATGGGGGTACTTGTGCCGGAGCAGTTTGATCCGCTGGCGGAGGAGAGAGTTGTGGTAGCGCCCCAGCCTGTTCGCACTCTTCAGGCATCCGTTCCGATAGTAATCCACCTTGTTTGGGCTAGCAAGCTTCGTGAGCACTGTGGGTACGCAGCCAAGTGGGAAGATGCCCCCCTTTGTGAGCACGGCGGCACGAAAGGCAGACCCAGAGCTTCGGCTGCAAAATGAAGCAGCGATTAATTATATGTAGTctatctccctctctttctccttttAGGCAGCAAGATTAACAGTAGTTGAACAAGTTTTTTTTTTGTTGCAAACAgtagttttttttttgcggggtactttGCAAACAGTAGTTGAACAAGTTTGGTAGTGCATTTCTGGTTACCGATGAAGTCCAGCACAAGGCGGCCGTCGGTGGCACGTCCGGTGGGGTGGCCGAAGAAGGTCTCCCTGCAGGGGAGGTTCTTGAGTACTAGACCCGGAAGGACGGGATCAGCCCACATGACCAAATTACCGGTGTCAGCGAAGGAGTCACCGAAGCTGATTATGGATGTGAAACGGCTCCGGCTGCCACTGGAGTAGGCACCGCGGAAGTACGCTAGGATGAAGAGCAAGAGGAGCGCTGCGTGAGGTGGACTCATACTTGGTTGCTTGAGCTGCTTCCTACTTGTCAGTTGGGGCTTCCATGCTTTGGTCTCCAAATGCTATATATAAGCAAGCATACCGTGCTTGACAAGGCAAGGATAAGGTTAATTATAATGCACACATAATATGATGATTTTCCAGTCAACCAAATGTGTGTTTGGTGGGCATTTTCTACGAATGTACAGGTATATCTTCTTACTAACTGACTCATCAAGTTGGCACTTACTATTTAAGAAAATATGAGTTGTAGATTGTGAGATTTGAGTAGTGACTATGCACCCAAATTCTCTTTACGACTAGAACAAATGTAACAGTTTAAATGATTTCATTGTAGTTTTGGCCCCTTTTCGAGTAGCTTTTTGCATTACTACGTAACCAGTGACATCTTATCAACAGTTAGAACTACAAAGTGAAGTATCATGGAAATTTACAACTAGGAAGTGGACCATTTCGGGGAGTGACTTTCtcagcaaaaaaaaaaaagcaggGCGACTTTGACGCAAAGAGGAATTGTGTGGCGTACACTTGTACGATAAAACGTGATCATTTTCTATGCTTTTCTTTAGAATAAATTTTGCTTTGTGAGGAACAACTTATATTCCGGCCCACACTAAAACTATGCAGgccttctccctccctccctccctccctctctctctctctctctctctctctctctctctctctgacaacAAATTTAACAATTTAAATAATTCCACTGTAGTTTTGGTCTTCCTTGAAAATGGGTAGCATTTTTTGCTTTATTACGTAGCTAATTAATGACACCTTGATGAAAATCAAAACCTAGAAAGTGGAATACCATTGAAAATTACAACTAGGGAGTAGACTAGTTCATAAGTCTGACTTGCTCAGCAAGAAATAGAAGCAGGGTTGAGTTGTGCGAAAAGAGGAAATTGTCGTTATTGTGTACACCTTGAATGCAAAATATGATGAAATGTGTTAATTTGCCACAATTTGTCATTCATGTGACTATTATATACCACCCCACACCAACTTGATAGTAATATCGTTAACACGACTGAATATGCACCCGCATTTGGTTGAACGTCCTATTACCAGATTAGCCATTCACAGATATTGCGTTAAAATAAGCTCTCCGGGGCTGCCGTTGAGCATGAcacgagaggaggaggaggacagcaTGATCGCCATCAGATCCATCCAGCGTTGGCCAAACCCAAATCCTCTCATGACATCAAACAAATATCCCCAATGCACCGAGTCGAACGCTTTGGCAATATCCAATTTTAGGAAGACTAGTGGAAGCCTTTTGGAGTGAGCTTCCTTTATTACATTCTACACATATAGGAAGTTGTCCTGGATACTACGGCCCTTGATGAAGGCACTCTGGCTGGCAGAAATCATTTTTGGGAGCTCCGGGGCGAGACGATTTGCCAGAATTTTACAAGTGATCTTCCCAATGCTGTGCATCAGACTGATTGGCCTGAACTCGGACGCGAGTGCAGCGCCGTCCTTCTTCGGCAAGCACGATGTGTGCCGTGTTCAGAAGGTGCCAATTATCTCCTCGAAGGCTATGGAGCTGGTTTATGGCCATCAACAGATCATCTTTAGTTATGCTCCAACATTTTTTGAAGAAGCCACCAATATAACCATCAGGACCTGGAGCTTTTTCGGCGTGCATCTCAAAAACTGCAGTTTTAAGCTCATCCATAGTGAAGCTGCCCTCAAGGTGCTGGAGGTTGAGTGTGGGCATTTCCAAAAAGTTCCGTTTATTGCGTGGCTGCGATGTTGTGCCTTCCCCATTAGCGACTTGAAGTGATCAAGCAGAATTTTGGCcttctcagtgtgctcgtggaccaTGCCGGAAGGCCCCTGAAGGGTAGGTATgtgattcttcctcctcctcccattTGCCCGTAGATGAAAGAGCTTAGTATTGGCGTTTCCAACATGGATCCTTGTTAACCGTGAGCGCTGGCGCCACCGCATTCTTTCCACAGCAGCAAACCCCAGAAGCTTTAGCTTGAGCATCTTTCTAAGAGTGTTTTCTTCATCAGTTAACTGCCTCTCCTCTTGTGCCAGGTCTAAAAGGAAAATCAGCTCAGTGGCCACATTGTAGAGAGCCCTTGCTCTCTTGGTCTCCATTCTATCCCACTTCTTTAGAGTCCTTGCAGTTCTTGACAGTCTTGTATGAAGGACCCTAATTGCGTCAGATGAAACAACTGGCTTCGCCCAAGCCTTATTAACAGTGTCCACAAAATTGTCTTTTTCAGCCAATAGGATTCAAATCGGAACCCTTTGAAGTGGCGCTGATGCATTGGCTTTAGTAGCAGGGGGCAATGATCAGAGATTGAAGAGGATGCAGGGGTGAGCTGGTAATTTGGGAATTTAAGGTCCCAATCTTTGGAGACCAAGATCCTGTTGATCTTAGTCAGGGTGACAATGTCACGCTCATTGGACCAAGTTTATTTTCTGCCCAGGAGAGGGTAATCAATTAGCTCCAGCTCATCAACAACACTCTTGAACCTTCCCATCATCTGCAGGTTTATGTTCCCATTATTTTCGTCCTCGGCTTTCTTGATCAGGTTAAAATCTCCAAGGACCATCCAGCATGGTAGAGCAAACTTCTTGAGTCCCTTGAGTTCATCAATGAAAAGGACCTTGGCCGCATCATCTTGGGGTCCGTACACAGCTGAGATGGTCCATCTGTCATTGTTGCTCCTGTCCATAATCTGCCCAGTAATGGAGTTAGGCCCATCAGCAAGGGGGTCATGAGTGATTGCAATGTCAGCCGAGCAGGCAATCAGGATTCCCCCTCTAGAGCCATTAGCTGGTTTGTAAATAAAGTTGTCACAGAAACGGACCCTCAGTGTTTCGACAATGAAAGCTGCTGAGATGGTCTGCATTTTTACTTCCTGAAGACAGATGATGTTGCATTGGTGCTCAGCGAGGAACATGAGGATAGCTCTTCGCTTAGCAGGGTTGTGGAGACCGCGCACATTCCAATTTAGTATGTTGTACTCCATAAAGAAAACTGAGGGCAACAGTCGACAATTGAGAGGAATTCCCCAGTACAGGGGCACAAACTAAAAAACACAGCCATGTCCAACTCTAGAACAGATTGGACCCAATCCCGGCCAGCAGGTAAACTGGTAACAGCTACAAGCAGCAAGTAGAACAACTGAATAGAGCTGAAGAAGCAGACTAACATTGGAAACTAGTATAGAACAGCAGTACAACATCAAGGAACGACTGTCAGGCCGACTCAATCCCCGGCAGGCTGGGCACCCTCGGAGCGCCGCCCTGAGGCGGACCGGAGGCGGAAATCAGGGAGGAGACAGCCGTAATGAAGCCCGAGGGGAGGGGTTTCTTGCAAATGTTCTTGAGCTTGTCCATCACATCCTCTTCGGTGTCAGTGGCCGCAGCGATCCCCTCCTTCTTCTTCAGGACGTGCAACGCTTTATCCATGGAGGAAAGCTGCCTGGTTGGCTTAGCAGCTAGCCTTCCACTAGATCTTGTGCTCCCTATCGCCGGGGGGCGGTCGGAGACATGTGGCTTGTGCAGCAGTGGAACGGGGGATGGGAGGAGCGGAGCCGGGATTGGGGCAGAGCAGTTGTTGAGGAAGGTCTCGATCTGGATGTTGCTACTGCTGTCTTGGTCACCAACCGAGCTGGAAGGCAGGCTAGAGAGAGCCCCAAGCGGGGTGGCATCCTGGGCCTGGTGTCTTGGAGAGGGGCCCCTCAAGGGCGTGGCCAGATCTAGCATTGGGCCGGTTAACAGGCCCATCCTGGGGCCGTCATCGCTCGGGCCGAGCAAGAGAGTAGGCGGGTCGCCCTCTCGCTCGGCCATACCGAGGGTGGCCCCAACGCTGAGAGCGTGCCCGTGGGGGGCCACATCCACAACGTCCTTGCCATGCAGCGGCGCATGCAAGGGAGGCGACAAGGGGTCCGCATCCTGCATGCACAGCTTGTCCTTAGACCGCATCTCGCCCATAATCTGCACGCCTTGCCCACCTTCAGCCTGCAGCTCGCCAGGAGAcatgaggaaggaagctggccgctGGTGAACTTCCGAAAGCACTAGGTCGAGTGCCAAGGTTTCCTCTGTCGGGTTGTCAGCAAGGACCTTGGTCAGCGGTGCTTTTATTGGTGGATTGGGGCCAACCAAAGCCAACTGATCCTCAGCATCTTTATCACAGATTCGAATCTCCACCGGCTTCGCAGCAGTAGCGGGTTCAGAGCCACTACTTGTGCCTCCGTTAGCTTCAAAGAGGGTAGCTTGACGGCGTCGGAAAATATGTGGATCTCCGTTGCGGCCATGCATGGCaaagctgctgcttcctccatcgaCGCCACCCCTCTTCCTATGGCCACCGTCTCGTCCGATGTGTCTCCGGTGGTTTGGATCAGTGGCGGCGCCACCAGAGGGATCATCGAAGCCTCCACCACCACCAAAGCTGAGGCGTGAGTGGACGGGGCCTCGGCGAGGAGGGAAGGTGCCATCTTCATAGTACAGGTTCCAGCGGTAGTGCCACTTGATGCAGCGATCTTGCGTCGACGAAGACTCCGAGGGTAGCCCGCTGATGTTGCTGTTGTAGCTGCGAAGATTCTCGTCACTTGAGGCCGGCTGCACGGTGTAGTCGTAGACGCGGTCGAGGTGAATCAGCACCGGGTACGCGAGCATCTTGACAGGATCGGAGCTGGAGGTGGCTTGCCGGCCGGGGGAGCCGTCGAGGAATTGCCGGTGGAACTCCGGCGAAGATTGGTTGGCTGGTTCCTCGACCGTCAGGGTTCCTCTTGTGGTGATCTTGGTGGCATCCTGGACCCGCCTTTATTGCGTTAAGATTGTGTTGTGGATATCATCAACTAATCAACAAAAGCCATCGTATTCATGTCATACGGAAATATAAGGCAAATTATCAAAAGAAATATATGTAATTTGTATCAACCGAATAAATGAAAAATATATTTTCAAAAACTAAGTCACTTGATCTGGAAATATAAGGCACATATGGTTAAGCATGTAGTCAGGGTTTTAAAGTTTTGACTAGAAATGTATCAAAAAATACAGGGATTTTCCTCCGATACTATTATATTTGCATTGCAATTATATACATAAATATAATATTGTATAGGTGTATTACAAGCAAAATTATTGCTAGTTAGAACCGACAACTGAATAATAATTTTAATTAATCAAATGGTATAAGTATGACAATTTGATAATCACCTTTTCTTTCTATTATTTTTTTGAGGGAACATTCTCTTTCTAGTCAATACAAAGGAGATTCCCTGGCGATCTACTAGTTTAAATTCAAATGGGCCTGAAGTCCTGAACCCAGATGATGACTGACTATATATCTACTCCTCAATCATGTGACTTGGTCTCATTTATTATTATAACTATGTTGTGATAGAAGGGCAAGTGAGATTCTCCGTCCATCTTGAAATTAAAGAAGGCCTGTTATTTTTTAAAGTCAACCGGTGGATAGTTTGGCCATGTTTGTAGGAAAAACCTTCAACAACTaaaatactctctccgtcccaataCATAGTGTGTAttagattttatttttcttaaaaTCAAACCTTGTAAACTTTGGTCAAGGTTAGATAAATATTTATtaacatctagaataccaaattactaccgttagattcatcatgaaatataCTTAAATTGTATATGTTTGGTATTTTATATATAGAAAATCTTGTCTTTAAACTTGGTCAAGGTTTGTAAAGTTTGGCTTTCATGAAAAGCAATGTGAACTATTAACTTGGTATCATATTTATTGATAGAAAATCTTGTCTTTAAATTACGGGACAAAGGGAGTACTAAATATATATTATATATGTTTCTCATTATATTAACCTGGTATCATATTTATTGATAGTTTTTCTATAAACTTGTTCAAACTTGGCACCATTTGACTTTAAACAAAATTTATAGGTTTTGTTTTCaaaaacggagagagagagagagagggagagattttCTTAATATATAAAGTTTATGTTGTTTTAAGTGAAAATAATATACTTATATTTGTCACTACTTTTTTCAACATTATTATATTCTATATAATTTTATATGAGCATATTCGCATAGAAAATAATGTTGTTGAAATTTTGTATCAGTGAGTGCGGGAAAAATAGAAAACAACATGTAGAAAAATATGTATTAAGTTTAACCACACAAACACACAGATTTCCCTGCTAGTTTAGTTAAATGGATGATTGCTTCAAGCCAGATACATACATAGACAGAAATTTACCCATGCCCGCGGATCTGAATTTTTAACTCTAGTACACATGCCGTTTTAGGCGAATAAGAGACACACTATGGGTGTACTAGCGTGCAATGTGCAATATCGGTGGATCCGCGTATGGGCCATGGAGCCATCCATCAGCAATGGCTCTGTAGGCGGATTCCGTGAGGTGGAAACCAT
This window harbors:
- the LOC119357678 gene encoding GDSL esterase/lipase At2g27360-like, which produces METKRARALYNVATELIFLLDLAQEERQLTDEENTLRKMLKLKLLGFAAVERMRWRQRSRRSSGSAFRAAVLTKGGIFPLGCVPTVLTKLASPNKVDYYRNGCLKSANRLGRYHNSLLRQRIKLLRHKYPHAKIIAAEYYRPVLAFLDMPGYFGLNSNTTLLTCCGAGGPPYNYDFNSECGWPGVMACADPSQALQWDGFHLTESAYRAGADGSFFY